GCGTGCAGCACCGGCATGATGGCGTTGAAATCGGTGGTCCCGAGAACCATCGCGGTGAGGTTTTTCGGGGCACGATCCAGGCGCATGGTCGCCTCGACCACGAAACCGAGCGTGCCTTCGGCGCCGATGAACAGCTGCCGCATGTCGTAGCCGGTGGCGTTTTTGATGAGGTCTTTGTTCAGTTCGAGCAGGTCGCCCTTGCCCGTGACAACCTTGAGGCCCGCCACCCAGTTACGCGTCATGCCGTAGCGAATCACTTTGATCCCGCCGGCGTTGGTGCCGATGTTGCCGCCGATGTTGCTGGAGCCGGACGAGGCGAAATCGACCGGGTAATACAGGCCGTTTTCTTCCGCGAGATTTTGCAATTGCTTGGTGACCACCCCTGGCTGGCAGATGGCGGTGCGATCGGTCAGGTTGAGTTCGAGCACCTGGTTCATGTAATCGAACGAAACGACCACCTCGCCATTGGCGGCGACGGCGGCGGCCGACAACCCGGTACGGCCACCCGAAGGGACCAGCGCAACCTTGCGTTCGTTGGCCCAACGGACGATGGCCTGAACCTGCTCGGTGGTCTTGGGGAACACGATGGCGGTGGGCGCCGGGGCGAAATGTTTGGTCCAGTCCTTGCCGTAGGTTTCGAGGGAATCGGCGTCGGTAAGCACCTTGCCAGGCTCAACCAGGGTCTTCAGCTCATCTATCAGCGCAGGATGGGTCATCAACAGAACTCTCGAACAATTCATGGTCATCCTGAGAACGGCTCACGTCCAGGAATGGGGTGTTTCGCGGGGTGCATATGCTAGCATACGCCCCCCGCCAAACGAGCTTTCGGCCGATTTGCGGGCGCTTCACTTACTGCCATTTCTCTCCG
The nucleotide sequence above comes from Pseudomonas lutea. Encoded proteins:
- a CDS encoding FAD-binding oxidoreductase, yielding MTHPALIDELKTLVEPGKVLTDADSLETYGKDWTKHFAPAPTAIVFPKTTEQVQAIVRWANERKVALVPSGGRTGLSAAAVAANGEVVVSFDYMNQVLELNLTDRTAICQPGVVTKQLQNLAEENGLYYPVDFASSGSSNIGGNIGTNAGGIKVIRYGMTRNWVAGLKVVTGKGDLLELNKDLIKNATGYDMRQLFIGAEGTLGFVVEATMRLDRAPKNLTAMVLGTTDFNAIMPVLHAFQSKLDLTAFEFFSDKALAKVMARGDVPSPFETECPFYALLEFEATTEEVANHALETFEHCVEQGWVLDGVMSQSEQQLHNLWKLREYISETISHFTPYKNDISVTVSKVPAFLAEVDAIVGQHYPDFEIVWFGHIGDGNLHLNILKPENLSKDEFFAKCATVNKWVFEIVQKYNGSISAEHGVGMTKRDYLHYSRSPVEIEYMKAVKAAFDPNGIMNPGKIFAL